In a genomic window of Gavia stellata isolate bGavSte3 chromosome 30, bGavSte3.hap2, whole genome shotgun sequence:
- the SRSF3 gene encoding serine/arginine-rich splicing factor 3, with the protein MHRDSCPLDCKVYVGNLGNNGNKTELERAFGYYGPLRSVWVARNPPGFAFVEFEDPRDAADAVRELDGRTLCGCRVRVELSNGEKRSRNRGPPPSWGRRPRDDYRRRSPPPRRRSPRRRSFSRSRSRSLSRDRRRERSLSRERNHKPSRSFSRSRSRSRSNERK; encoded by the exons ATGCATCGTGACTCTTGTCCGCTGGACTGCAAGGTTTATGTGGGTAACCTtggaaacaatggcaacaaaaCTGAATTAGAGCGAGCTTTTGGCTACTATGGACCACTGCGCAGTGTATGGGTGGCGAGAAATCCTCCTGGTTTTGCCTTTGTGGAATTTGAAGATCCACGAGATGCAGCTGATGCAGTCAGAGAACTAGATGGAAG AACCCTCTGTGGGTGTCGTGTCAGAGTGGAGCTCTCCAATGGTGAGAAACGAAGTCGGAACCGTGGTCCACCTCCATCCTGGGGCAGGCGTCCTCGAGATGACTATCGCAGAAGAAGTCCTCCTCCTCGTCGCAG ATCACCGCGAAGGAGAAGCTTCTCTCGTAGCCGCAGCAG GTCCCTCTCCAGAgacagaagaagagagagatcGCTCTCACGGGAGAGGAATCACAAGCCTTCTCGTTCCTTTTCCAGGTCTCGCAG tcgCTCCAGGTCAAATGAGAGGAAATAG